A genomic stretch from Candidatus Cloacimonadota bacterium includes:
- a CDS encoding cell division protein FtsL, with protein sequence MKIRLLILVVLILTSVFVHYQNQHKIMSYSREINEINETLKSAKDINLDLVTYNSTLGSRERIQKLAYEQLGMCYPSDATEVHNIVMNSDDETFCLVDFIVPSAEALTK encoded by the coding sequence ATGAAAATTAGATTGTTAATTCTTGTCGTATTGATTTTAACCTCGGTGTTTGTTCACTATCAAAATCAACACAAGATCATGAGCTATTCGCGTGAAATAAACGAAATTAATGAAACCCTGAAATCTGCTAAAGACATCAACCTGGATCTGGTAACTTACAACAGCACTTTGGGCTCTCGTGAACGAATTCAAAAGCTGGCTTATGAACAACTTGGAATGTGCTATCCCAGCGATGCAACCGAAGTTCACAATATTGTAATGAATTCTGATGATGAGACTTTCTGCCTGGTAGATTTTATCGTTCCCAGCGCTGAAGCTCTCACAAAATAG
- a CDS encoding protein MraZ → MSGEFLGTFTISVNKGKWVTIPSAFKKKFSPQSKQIVIVTVGSESNLAIYPLDNWQEKIRSLESGETKDKKMLLALRHFAAPEQKMESNGRIKISDQLLKEFPVDDKVIIKGEGKFISIWQPEAYEEYSKKLLEEHKNLFNSLDYQ, encoded by the coding sequence ATGTCAGGTGAATTTCTGGGAACCTTCACGATAAGCGTTAACAAAGGTAAATGGGTTACCATTCCTTCTGCTTTCAAAAAGAAATTCAGTCCGCAATCCAAACAGATCGTCATCGTCACGGTCGGTTCGGAATCCAACCTGGCAATCTATCCCCTGGACAACTGGCAGGAAAAAATTCGCAGCCTGGAAAGCGGAGAAACCAAAGACAAAAAGATGCTGCTTGCTCTGCGTCATTTTGCTGCTCCCGAGCAGAAAATGGAAAGCAATGGCCGCATCAAGATCTCCGATCAGCTTTTAAAAGAATTTCCTGTGGACGATAAAGTTATAATAAAAGGTGAAGGAAAGTTCATATCGATCTGGCAGCCCGAAGCTTATGAAGAATACAGTAAGAAGCTTCTGGAAGAACACAAAAACCTGTTCAACTCTCTGGATTATCAGTAA
- the rsmH gene encoding 16S rRNA (cytosine(1402)-N(4))-methyltransferase RsmH: protein MSSYHVPVLLDEAIDALQIKPGGIYIDATLGGGGHTQKILQTNDQIHLFSFDQDEESLKQTKPLVQKYSNLTIIKENFANLRTCLALERIKKIDGILFDLGVSSHQINAAERGFSFSLEGKLDMRMNAESDLTAFEIINKFEPKKLKNIFLEYGEEKEAFKIAREIAKAREIRQIETTLELAQIIDRATSSKKKIKAKARIFQALRIYINGEIEVLKTALSDAVKILNPGSRIVVISYHSLEDRIVKKFFQNEELDCVCPNGFLKCVCDKESTLKIITRKPLLPSEDEISRNPRARSAKMRIAERKEEV from the coding sequence ATGAGCAGCTATCACGTTCCTGTTCTTTTAGATGAAGCCATCGATGCACTGCAGATAAAACCCGGTGGAATTTACATCGATGCTACATTGGGCGGCGGTGGTCATACCCAGAAGATTTTACAGACAAATGATCAGATTCACCTGTTCTCTTTCGATCAGGATGAAGAAAGTTTGAAGCAGACCAAACCATTGGTACAAAAATATAGCAACCTTACCATCATCAAAGAAAATTTTGCTAATTTGCGAACTTGTCTGGCTTTGGAACGCATCAAGAAGATCGATGGAATTTTATTCGATCTGGGAGTTTCTTCACACCAGATAAATGCAGCAGAACGCGGTTTCAGTTTTTCTTTGGAAGGCAAACTCGATATGCGCATGAATGCAGAATCCGATCTCACAGCATTTGAGATCATCAACAAATTCGAGCCAAAGAAATTGAAGAATATCTTCCTGGAATACGGAGAAGAAAAGGAAGCTTTCAAGATCGCTCGAGAAATCGCCAAAGCAAGAGAGATCAGACAAATCGAAACAACGCTGGAACTTGCTCAGATCATCGACAGGGCTACAAGCAGCAAAAAGAAGATAAAAGCAAAAGCTCGGATTTTCCAAGCTCTAAGAATTTATATTAATGGCGAGATAGAAGTTCTGAAAACAGCACTTTCTGATGCAGTAAAAATATTAAATCCCGGCAGCAGAATCGTGGTGATTTCCTACCACAGCTTAGAAGACCGGATCGTGAAAAAATTCTTTCAAAATGAAGAACTGGATTGCGTGTGCCCCAACGGTTTTTTAAAATGTGTGTGCGATAAAGAGTCCACTTTGAAGATAATAACCAGAAAACCTCTTCTTCCTAGCGAAGATGAGATAAGCCGAAACCCCAGAGCACGAAGTGCCAAAATGCGCATTGCAGAGCGCAAGGAGGAAGTATGA
- a CDS encoding UDP-N-acetylmuramoyl-L-alanyl-D-glutamate--2,6-diaminopimelate ligase, giving the protein MCSKSQINYKQIKAVLQTAGLYLEGSDINSETKYNKFETDSRRIAENDVFICIKGFQTDGHLFAEKALNNGAKLLIVDHKLELNVPQIVVTDSRKAAAVLAKLYFDDPTSKFKLIGITGTNGKTTIAHLIYQILVKNNVSVGMIGTLGYKINNESFSTERTTPDIFDLNKIFAEMVGKNIKYVVMEVSSHALALQRIYDCNFDLAIFSNLSQDHLDFHASLQNYANSKFQLFNYLKEKNGTAIINIDDEFGKQFYEKLKIDKKGISFQKADYKISNIKTDISGSEFQIILPQAPLFKGIKKEGKIKTNLIGKYNIFNLTAAITACLELKVPIPDEQLVKIIIELETVEGRLQAVPNQKDIGIYIDYAHTPDALQNVLKTLKEVSKKRLICVFGAGGNRDRSKRPKMLEAALQNSDLTIITNDNPRDEEPADIIRDIIAKAEAEEKLWIIRDRKIAIETAIQAARKGDIVLIAGKGHETYQEIKGIKHHFDDLKIATEALNKSSSDALSFPIDPVMLEMIFKQKFNIENDEMIFHVSTDSRSIKPNSLFFALQGQNFDGHDYVENALKIDNCWAVVDKNFTIDHANLVRVDDTLQAYGKLAAKYKTLFDVTSVAITGSSGKTTVKEYLANILSRKYEVHKTFSNENNLIGLPKTIFKLQHKHDVAILELGTNQFGEIEKLTDIASPDISVITSIGPSHLEFLIDEKGVFKEKIKIFKLKKSIKIFPGDDKRFKDFEGITFGEKDSNNYKLSDIKQDDEKTEFKINNKLFSIPTPFSTFSQNALIAAAISFELGFDKTTIQAGFDEPLNIANRMNIFRSKGKIILADCYNANPDSMKAAIQFWLRYKPQNPHVAILGDMLELGELTEKYHRNILHQLDGEEIEELISVGFLSRNYKADRHFQTVEELLDSDMLNNFPNDSIILIKASHSIKLEKILERI; this is encoded by the coding sequence ATGTGTAGTAAAAGCCAGATAAATTATAAACAAATTAAAGCTGTTTTGCAAACTGCCGGTTTGTATTTGGAAGGCAGTGATATTAATTCGGAAACTAAATATAATAAATTCGAAACTGATTCCCGCAGAATAGCGGAAAATGATGTTTTCATCTGTATAAAAGGCTTTCAAACTGATGGTCATTTATTTGCAGAAAAAGCTTTAAATAACGGTGCAAAATTACTGATCGTTGATCATAAGCTCGAATTGAATGTTCCACAGATCGTTGTTACAGATTCCCGCAAAGCAGCTGCAGTACTGGCTAAACTCTATTTTGATGATCCAACCTCCAAGTTCAAATTGATTGGCATCACCGGCACGAATGGAAAAACGACCATCGCTCATCTCATCTATCAGATCCTTGTAAAAAATAATGTTTCTGTGGGAATGATCGGAACTCTTGGTTACAAAATAAATAATGAATCTTTTTCTACTGAACGCACTACTCCCGATATTTTTGATCTGAATAAAATTTTCGCAGAAATGGTGGGAAAAAATATTAAATATGTTGTGATGGAAGTATCTTCTCATGCTCTTGCCTTGCAGCGCATTTATGACTGTAATTTCGACCTAGCGATATTTTCCAATCTCTCTCAGGATCATCTTGATTTTCATGCGAGTTTGCAGAACTATGCAAATTCGAAATTTCAACTGTTTAATTATTTGAAAGAAAAAAACGGAACCGCTATTATCAATATTGATGATGAGTTTGGAAAGCAGTTTTATGAAAAATTGAAAATCGATAAAAAGGGAATTTCATTCCAGAAAGCAGATTATAAAATTTCAAATATTAAAACAGATATTTCTGGCAGTGAATTCCAAATAATCTTACCTCAAGCTCCCCTTTTTAAGGGAATAAAAAAAGAGGGTAAAATCAAAACCAATCTCATTGGCAAATACAATATTTTTAATTTGACTGCTGCTATTACTGCTTGCTTGGAATTAAAAGTGCCCATTCCTGATGAACAATTAGTAAAAATTATCATCGAATTAGAAACTGTGGAAGGCAGACTGCAAGCTGTTCCAAACCAGAAAGATATTGGAATTTACATAGATTATGCCCACACTCCAGATGCTTTACAAAATGTTTTGAAAACACTTAAAGAAGTTAGCAAAAAAAGATTGATCTGCGTGTTTGGTGCCGGTGGAAATCGTGATAGAAGCAAACGACCAAAAATGCTGGAAGCTGCTTTGCAAAATTCTGATCTTACAATTATCACAAACGATAATCCGCGTGATGAAGAACCAGCTGACATAATCAGAGATATTATTGCCAAGGCAGAAGCTGAAGAAAAATTATGGATTATCAGAGATCGTAAAATTGCGATTGAAACCGCCATCCAGGCAGCCAGAAAAGGCGATATCGTTTTAATCGCTGGCAAAGGACATGAAACATACCAGGAAATTAAAGGAATTAAACACCATTTCGATGATCTAAAAATTGCAACCGAAGCTTTAAATAAAAGTAGTTCAGATGCACTCTCCTTCCCTATCGATCCTGTGATGCTGGAAATGATCTTTAAACAGAAATTTAATATTGAAAATGACGAAATGATATTCCATGTTTCTACCGATTCCAGAAGCATAAAACCGAATTCACTTTTTTTTGCTTTGCAGGGTCAGAACTTCGATGGACATGATTATGTGGAAAATGCTTTGAAAATCGATAACTGCTGGGCAGTTGTAGATAAAAATTTTACTATCGATCATGCGAATTTGGTTCGAGTTGATGATACTCTTCAGGCTTACGGAAAACTGGCAGCAAAATACAAAACACTTTTTGATGTAACTTCTGTTGCAATAACCGGAAGTTCAGGCAAAACAACAGTAAAAGAGTATTTAGCAAACATCCTTTCTCGAAAATATGAAGTTCATAAAACATTTTCCAATGAAAATAATCTGATCGGACTTCCTAAAACTATTTTCAAGCTTCAGCACAAGCACGATGTTGCAATATTGGAATTAGGTACAAACCAATTTGGAGAAATAGAAAAATTAACCGACATTGCATCACCCGATATTTCTGTGATAACTTCAATAGGTCCTTCTCATTTGGAATTTCTTATTGATGAAAAAGGTGTTTTCAAAGAAAAGATAAAAATATTCAAATTAAAAAAATCGATAAAAATCTTTCCCGGAGATGACAAAAGATTCAAAGATTTCGAAGGAATCACATTTGGGGAAAAAGATTCAAATAATTACAAGCTTTCAGATATAAAACAAGATGATGAAAAAACAGAATTCAAAATTAATAACAAACTTTTTTCCATTCCCACACCATTTTCCACCTTTAGTCAAAATGCACTTATAGCCGCTGCGATCAGCTTTGAACTCGGATTTGATAAAACTACAATCCAGGCTGGATTTGATGAACCATTGAATATCGCAAATCGCATGAATATTTTTAGATCGAAGGGAAAAATCATTCTGGCAGACTGCTACAATGCCAATCCAGATTCCATGAAAGCTGCCATCCAATTCTGGCTGCGTTATAAACCCCAAAATCCACATGTGGCAATTTTGGGAGATATGCTGGAGCTTGGTGAATTGACAGAAAAATATCATCGAAATATTTTGCATCAATTGGATGGGGAGGAAATTGAAGAATTGATATCAGTTGGATTTTTATCACGTAATTACAAAGCAGACAGGCACTTCCAAACTGTGGAAGAACTTCTTGATTCTGATATGTTAAATAACTTTCCAAATGATTCAATAATCTTAATCAAAGCTTCTCATAGTATAAAATTAGAAAAAATTTTAGAAAGGATATAA
- a CDS encoding FtsW/RodA/SpoVE family cell cycle protein yields the protein MKEKTYIAQYDHYILFIYFILIFIGLYMQLNISSVRTSMFFFYRQFMWFIISGGAVYYTFKVVDISKLRRYSFFLILFTVLLLIAVLIFGKSVKGAVRSIQIWKFNFQPSLIARIVLILYFSHFLDKKQRLIPDSKPSQFIKNFSALIIMTAIIYSLILAERHFSPLVISGFTLLSILFLAKIRFLTIFLIIAIFLVGGIIVLKSGPVYRSERMQIFHKYSLYSEEDPEDKYEGTNDYQIREGLISLSSGKLFGTGATRGTGKHYFLPEAKTDFIFAIIGEERGFFGAVIVILLYVWLFIRCVISSWQKDSLFLKLFGVGLGMNIFFNAMVNIGVSMAALPSTGVTLPFISYGGTSLLVNSLTIGLLLNISSEKKRYFLNA from the coding sequence ATGAAAGAAAAAACATATATAGCCCAATACGATCACTACATTTTGTTCATCTATTTTATTCTCATCTTTATTGGACTTTATATGCAGCTGAACATAAGTTCTGTGCGCACTTCCATGTTTTTTTTCTACCGACAGTTCATGTGGTTCATCATCTCTGGAGGTGCTGTATATTACACCTTCAAAGTCGTTGATATAAGCAAACTGCGCCGATATTCGTTCTTTCTGATTCTATTCACCGTTCTGCTCTTGATCGCTGTTCTTATCTTTGGAAAAAGCGTGAAAGGAGCCGTCCGCAGCATTCAGATCTGGAAATTCAACTTTCAACCCAGCTTGATCGCTCGTATCGTTTTAATATTGTATTTTTCTCATTTTTTAGATAAAAAACAGAGGTTGATACCTGATTCAAAACCTTCACAATTCATCAAAAACTTTAGTGCATTAATTATAATGACAGCAATCATTTACAGCCTTATTTTGGCAGAACGCCATTTCAGCCCGCTGGTAATTTCCGGCTTCACCTTGTTATCGATTTTGTTTCTGGCAAAAATCCGTTTTCTGACGATTTTCCTGATCATTGCGATTTTCCTGGTTGGAGGAATTATAGTTCTGAAGTCGGGTCCGGTTTATCGAAGCGAGCGTATGCAGATATTTCATAAGTATTCGCTATATTCTGAGGAAGATCCTGAAGACAAATATGAAGGAACAAATGACTACCAGATCAGGGAAGGATTGATCTCGCTTTCCAGCGGAAAATTATTCGGCACCGGAGCAACTCGCGGAACAGGAAAACATTACTTTTTGCCAGAAGCAAAAACAGATTTTATTTTTGCCATCATTGGAGAAGAACGTGGATTTTTCGGAGCTGTAATTGTAATCTTGCTTTACGTGTGGCTTTTCATTCGTTGCGTTATCAGCTCCTGGCAAAAGGATAGCTTGTTTTTAAAGTTGTTTGGTGTGGGTTTGGGAATGAATATTTTCTTCAATGCTATGGTAAATATTGGAGTTTCGATGGCTGCACTTCCTTCTACCGGAGTAACGCTTCCATTCATAAGTTACGGTGGAACTTCACTTCTGGTAAATTCACTCACAATTGGTCTTCTGCTGAATATCAGCTCAGAAAAAAAGAGGTATTTTTTGAATGCGTAA
- the murD gene encoding UDP-N-acetylmuramoyl-L-alanine--D-glutamate ligase, with protein sequence MKVKDVKFGILGVARSGIAAAKKIKQLGGKPFLSEYKTENQIQDSAKIKAEFYCEFGGHSEKVLENDVLIVSPGIPLNIPIIQKAKAKKIEIISEIELGFRIKHLHSFIIAITGSNGKSTTVSLIHHILQTAGYKSILAGNIGTAFTSFPIEKPDIDFIVLELSSFQLELIDKFQPDVAAILNITPDHLNRYKNMEDYAKAKFNIFQNQSPGNLAILNSNDKYSANFKDQITAEIKQFSLSGKSDILLNNNKFQFQHHNISLENATLKGPHNLENMMAAVLAVSPFNIPDEFIEEAFSTFRSLPHRLEFVAEIDGIKFYNDSKATNTDAVKYALQSFEKPIRLIIGGSGKGEDYSVLNELIKKHVKKLYLIGDSKEEMAKAFADTVDFEKFQTYKDVVITAFQEAEKGDEIVLSPACTSYDMFQNFEQRGDHFKKLVRDLIK encoded by the coding sequence ATGAAAGTAAAAGATGTTAAATTCGGAATTCTGGGCGTGGCACGCAGTGGAATTGCCGCTGCTAAAAAGATCAAACAGTTAGGTGGAAAACCATTTTTAAGCGAATATAAAACTGAAAACCAAATTCAGGATTCAGCCAAAATAAAGGCTGAATTTTATTGTGAATTTGGAGGACATTCCGAAAAAGTTCTGGAAAATGATGTTCTTATCGTTAGTCCTGGCATTCCTTTAAATATACCAATCATACAGAAAGCAAAAGCAAAAAAAATAGAGATAATCAGCGAGATCGAATTGGGATTTCGCATAAAACATCTACATAGTTTTATCATTGCCATTACAGGTTCAAACGGCAAGAGCACAACAGTCAGTCTGATCCATCATATTCTTCAAACAGCAGGTTATAAATCCATTTTAGCTGGAAATATCGGAACAGCATTCACATCATTTCCCATTGAAAAACCGGATATTGATTTTATTGTATTGGAACTCAGCAGTTTTCAATTGGAACTTATAGACAAATTCCAACCTGATGTAGCAGCAATTCTGAATATTACTCCCGATCATCTGAATCGCTACAAAAACATGGAAGATTATGCGAAAGCTAAATTCAATATTTTTCAAAATCAATCTCCAGGTAATCTGGCAATTTTAAACAGCAACGATAAATATTCTGCAAATTTTAAAGATCAGATAACAGCAGAAATAAAACAATTCAGCCTTTCAGGGAAATCTGATATTTTACTAAATAATAATAAATTCCAATTTCAGCATCACAATATTTCTCTGGAAAATGCAACTTTGAAAGGGCCGCATAATCTGGAAAATATGATGGCTGCTGTTTTAGCTGTAAGTCCTTTCAATATTCCAGATGAATTTATAGAAGAAGCGTTTTCCACTTTCCGATCTCTTCCCCACCGCCTGGAATTTGTGGCCGAAATCGATGGCATCAAGTTTTATAATGATTCCAAAGCCACCAATACCGATGCAGTAAAATACGCTCTGCAATCTTTCGAAAAACCGATCAGATTGATCATCGGGGGATCTGGCAAAGGTGAAGATTATAGTGTGCTGAACGAATTGATAAAAAAACATGTAAAAAAATTGTATTTGATTGGAGATTCCAAAGAAGAAATGGCGAAAGCCTTTGCAGATACAGTAGATTTTGAAAAATTCCAAACTTACAAAGATGTAGTAATAACTGCTTTCCAGGAAGCTGAAAAAGGTGATGAAATAGTCTTATCTCCAGCCTGCACCAGTTATGATATGTTCCAGAATTTTGAACAGCGCGGAGATCATTTCAAAAAATTGGTAAGAGACCTGATAAAATGA
- the mraY gene encoding phospho-N-acetylmuramoyl-pentapeptide-transferase, whose translation MFYHLFSPLADTPIFGYTIFNVFQYVTFRAIAAFITALLFSLLLGPKFIKILQGHHAIERINDYLPISHREKEGTPSMGGLIVISSLLLSVLLWNNLVNSYILIMIITTVWLGGIGFLDDYMKNFLKMKQGLIAKYKLLAQITLGILVSSALYFGSPDKATIAQISIPFVKSTFLYLGIIFIPFGVFMVTATSNAVNLTDGLDGLASGTVALAAFGLGIMAYLKGNFNLAHYFNLEFISNAGELTVFISALIGTLMGFLWYNIKPAQIFLGDTGSLALGGILAVLSMLLREEIFFAIVGGIFVIETLSSIIQRYYFKYTRIKFGKGRRVFKCAPIHHHFEMKGISEEKIVIRFWIVGMLLVAIGLATLKLR comes from the coding sequence ATGTTTTATCATTTATTTTCACCTTTAGCCGATACACCGATATTCGGCTATACTATTTTTAATGTTTTTCAATATGTAACTTTTAGAGCAATTGCTGCCTTCATCACAGCACTTTTATTCTCCCTTCTTTTAGGACCGAAATTCATAAAAATACTGCAGGGCCATCATGCAATCGAACGAATCAACGATTATCTACCGATTTCTCATCGCGAGAAAGAAGGAACACCTTCCATGGGAGGTCTTATCGTAATTTCCAGTCTGCTATTATCTGTATTGCTTTGGAATAATCTGGTGAACAGTTATATCCTGATCATGATAATTACAACTGTCTGGTTGGGTGGGATCGGTTTTCTGGACGACTATATGAAAAACTTCTTGAAAATGAAACAAGGCTTAATAGCAAAATATAAACTATTGGCACAAATAACTTTAGGCATTCTGGTATCTTCAGCTTTATATTTTGGAAGTCCCGATAAAGCAACTATAGCACAGATCAGTATTCCATTTGTTAAAAGTACTTTTCTATATTTGGGAATCATTTTTATTCCGTTTGGAGTTTTCATGGTTACAGCTACTTCCAATGCAGTAAATTTAACTGACGGTTTGGACGGTTTGGCCAGCGGAACGGTTGCTCTGGCAGCTTTTGGACTGGGAATTATGGCATATTTGAAAGGAAACTTCAACTTAGCTCATTATTTCAATCTGGAATTCATTTCAAATGCTGGCGAGTTAACAGTTTTCATCAGCGCATTAATTGGAACTTTAATGGGGTTTTTGTGGTATAATATCAAACCGGCGCAGATCTTTCTGGGAGATACCGGTTCACTGGCTCTTGGTGGTATTTTAGCGGTTCTCTCTATGCTTCTTAGAGAAGAGATATTCTTCGCAATTGTTGGTGGTATTTTCGTTATAGAAACGCTTTCTTCGATAATTCAGAGATACTATTTCAAATACACACGCATCAAATTTGGCAAAGGCCGTCGTGTTTTTAAATGTGCTCCTATTCATCATCATTTCGAGATGAAAGGTATTTCCGAGGAAAAGATCGTTATTCGTTTCTGGATCGTTGGAATGCTGTTGGTAGCAATTGGTTTGGCTACTCTGAAACTGAGATAG
- a CDS encoding PASTA domain-containing protein: MKLRLTLFLMLNALLVLIWIVYLFQIQILDAHNLQSTIDIRQNPSKKIINPLRGNIYDADQNLLVSSIKYYQIDQDMQAVKKYCARNEKDLSAIIDSISTIISENSDLEKKWLKAKLTKADGSVFLSEKISETELFQITSRMENLKIPGLIKNFSKIKRTYPQGKLGSNFLGIIDDNREENDQEEIYSMKGISGLEYTYDEKLRGKYGWQETIHDANNKRIPFLFLKERPPKNGNSLVLTIDNDLQEILEESLYEGLKKYQAKNAIGIIMNPHSGAVLAMSGLNKDDQEKTALELRAKANLPVSFMFESGSTLKPITALLALEHNIYKPSDMIDCRDYHLEYGDVERVIKDDHKFTKLNFKDIIAHSSNVGISKIVEKIGSKSLYERMIALGFGHKIGADIAGEASGIFRKLKDWQGFSLHSISFGQEISVTALQLANAYCSFTNGGKIMQPYLVQKVIDENGRTVENHQPKVLRTISDKTSLDTLKVFLRSVVDYGTATGTKFDFLEIAGKTGTAEKSFGGNIGYSEEKYTSVFAGFFPVQEPKYVIVIVYDEADYKSYSYYASMSAVPTFKKVVNRIINLPKSDIIVEIKEEQKDYVFAPSVFGMSRLEAETTLNSSGISFEIVEKNPHGKVVNQFPKPNAAFDKTERVIVILDTAEQKQDVEAFDYDMPNLKGLTLKKALALANRKNIRLISMGNGIIYEQSIPAGSKTKFGEKCVVKAR; the protein is encoded by the coding sequence ATGAAACTTAGATTAACCTTATTTTTGATGCTCAACGCACTTCTTGTTCTCATCTGGATCGTTTACCTTTTTCAAATTCAAATTTTAGATGCTCATAACCTGCAATCAACTATAGACATACGACAGAATCCTTCTAAAAAGATAATCAACCCCTTACGGGGAAATATCTACGATGCTGATCAAAATCTGCTGGTTAGCTCGATAAAATACTATCAGATCGATCAGGATATGCAAGCCGTAAAAAAATATTGTGCTCGAAATGAAAAAGATCTTTCTGCTATTATTGATAGCATTTCTACAATAATTTCAGAAAATAGCGATCTGGAAAAAAAATGGCTCAAAGCAAAACTAACAAAAGCTGATGGTAGTGTTTTTCTTTCGGAGAAGATCAGCGAAACGGAACTTTTTCAGATCACGAGCAGAATGGAAAACCTCAAGATTCCCGGACTTATCAAAAATTTCAGCAAGATAAAACGAACTTATCCGCAAGGAAAATTAGGTTCCAACTTCCTGGGAATAATCGACGACAATCGTGAAGAAAACGATCAGGAAGAAATCTACAGCATGAAAGGAATTTCGGGTCTGGAATACACTTATGATGAAAAATTACGAGGAAAATACGGCTGGCAGGAAACTATTCATGATGCCAATAATAAAAGAATTCCTTTTCTGTTTTTGAAGGAACGTCCTCCAAAAAATGGTAATTCTCTAGTTTTAACGATCGATAATGATTTGCAGGAAATTCTGGAAGAAAGTTTGTACGAAGGTTTGAAAAAATATCAGGCTAAAAATGCCATTGGAATCATCATGAATCCGCATTCCGGAGCAGTTTTGGCAATGAGCGGTCTAAATAAAGATGATCAAGAAAAGACAGCTCTGGAACTTCGGGCAAAAGCAAATCTTCCGGTATCATTTATGTTCGAATCCGGCTCTACATTAAAGCCCATTACAGCACTTCTGGCTTTGGAACACAATATTTATAAACCTTCCGATATGATAGATTGTAGAGATTATCACCTGGAATATGGTGATGTGGAGCGTGTGATAAAAGATGATCATAAATTCACAAAATTGAATTTTAAAGATATTATTGCTCATTCCAGTAATGTTGGTATCAGCAAAATAGTTGAAAAAATTGGTTCAAAATCGCTTTATGAACGCATGATCGCTCTCGGTTTTGGCCACAAGATAGGAGCTGATATCGCGGGTGAAGCTTCTGGAATATTTCGTAAACTGAAAGACTGGCAGGGTTTTTCTCTGCATTCCATATCATTCGGTCAGGAAATTTCTGTAACAGCACTGCAACTGGCAAATGCTTATTGTTCTTTTACCAATGGCGGCAAGATCATGCAACCTTATCTGGTGCAAAAAGTAATCGATGAAAACGGTCGTACTGTAGAAAATCATCAACCCAAAGTTTTGCGTACGATCTCCGATAAAACAAGTTTAGATACACTAAAAGTTTTCTTGCGCTCGGTGGTAGATTATGGAACAGCAACCGGCACCAAATTCGATTTTCTGGAAATTGCCGGGAAAACAGGAACAGCAGAAAAATCTTTTGGTGGAAATATCGGGTATTCCGAAGAAAAATATACCTCTGTTTTTGCCGGATTTTTTCCTGTTCAAGAACCAAAATATGTTATCGTAATTGTATACGATGAAGCAGATTACAAATCTTATTCCTATTATGCTTCGATGTCTGCCGTTCCCACTTTTAAAAAGGTTGTGAACAGAATTATCAACCTTCCCAAAAGTGATATTATTGTAGAAATCAAAGAAGAACAAAAAGATTATGTGTTCGCTCCTTCGGTGTTTGGTATGAGTAGACTGGAAGCGGAAACAACTCTAAATTCCAGTGGAATTTCGTTTGAGATCGTAGAAAAAAATCCTCACGGAAAAGTGGTGAATCAATTCCCGAAACCAAATGCAGCCTTCGACAAAACTGAAAGAGTGATCGTTATTCTTGACACTGCTGAGCAGAAGCAAGATGTGGAAGCGTTTGATTATGATATGCCGAATTTGAAAGGGCTGACCTTGAAAAAAGCTCTGGCCTTGGCAAATAGAAAGAATATCAGGTTGATCTCGATGGGAAACGGCATCATTTATGAGCAGTCGATTCCAGCGGGATCAAAAACTAAATTTGGTGAAAAATGTGTAGTAAAAGCCAGATAA